GACGGCAGCATCGCCGGGGTCGGCGACGTCGGCGAGCAGACCCGGCAGGTCTGCGAGAACGTCCAGGCCGCGGTCCGCGAGGCCGGCGGCACGCTGGACGACGTCTGCCGGGTGGACGTGTACGTGCGCAACATGGAGGACTTCGCCACGATCCACGAGGTCCGGGCGCGTTACTTCCGCGAGCCGCTGCCCGCCTCGACCATGGTCGAGGTCAGCAAGCTGGCCCACCCGGACTACCTGATCGAGATCTCCGCGATCGCGGTGGTCGCATGACGAAGTGGACAGGTGGTGATCGCATGCGTGGCGTCGAGTGGGTGTGAGATGAGATTCGTGACAGTGACGTACGCCGGAGCCGAGCGGCCCGGCGTACTGGACGGCACCGAGGTCGTCCTGCTCCCGTACGACGACGTGGTGGCCGTGATCGAGGCCGGTACCGACGCGGTGCTGACCGGTGAACGGATCCCCTTCCGGGAGCAGGACCTGCGGGCGCCCTTGCGGCGGTTCCGCCGGGACATCCTCTGCACCGGCTGGAACTACTGGGACCACTTCGAGGAGAGCCGCGGCAAGCGCGACGGCCAGGACGTCGACCGGCCCGAGCACCCGACCTTCTTCACCAAGGGCCCGGACGTCGTCGTCGGACCGTACGACCCGATCGCCTACGACCCGGCCCTGTCGGCCAAGTGGGACTACGAGGCCGAGCTGGCGCTGGTGATCGGCAAGACCGGCCGCAGCATCAAGGTCGATGACGCGCTCGACCACGTGTTTGGCTACACGCTGGCGAACGACGTCTCCCAACGCGACCTACAGCGGGCACACGGCGGCCAGTGGCTCAAGGGCAAGAGCATCGACGCCACCATGCCGCTCGGTCCCTGGATCGTGACGCCGGACGAGCTGGGCGACCCGCAGGACGTGCAGTTGACCTGTCTGCTCAACGGTGAGGTCATGCAGGACGCCTCGACCAAGCAGATGGCCTACGACATCGCCACGCTGATCAGTGAGCTGTCCTTCGGGATGACACTGCGGCCGGGTGACCTCCTGCTGACCGGTACGCCGTCAGGCATCGGCAACGCCCGGGAGCCGCAGGTGTTCCTCAAGGAGGGCGACGAGGTCGTCACCCGGGCGGACAAGATCGGCGAGCTGCGCAACACGCTGGCCTACCAGGAGCTGTCGTGACCAGCCGGCTGGAGCTCCTGCCCGGCGGTGGCCGTGGAGGCCGCCGTACGCTCGCTGAGACCGCAGCGGCCGAGCTGCACCAGCTGATCCTGTCCGGTGAGCTGCCCAGCGGTACGCCGTTGCGTCTGGTCGAGCTGGCGAACCGGCTGGAGATGAGCCAGATGCCGGTGCGCGAGGGGCTGCGCCGGCTGGAGGCGCTCGGCCTGGTCGACATCATCCCGCACCGGGGCGCCTGGGTCCGGGAGCTGTCGCTGGAGGACCTGCACGACACCCACGAGACCAGGCTGGCGCTGGAGAGTCTCGCCGTACGGGCTGCTGCCGAGCACTTCGCGGAGGCGGACGAGCAGCAGGCCATCGCGGCGCTTGAGGAGCACCTGCGGCTGTCGCGGGCCGATGACTCGATCGGCGCCCGGCAGGCGCACGCCGACTTCCACTTCGCGCTCTACCGGGCCGGTGGCTCGCAGTGGCTGGCCCGGGCGATCGAGCCGGTCTGGCAGAACAGCGAGCGGTACCGGTTCGGCAGCCGGCAGACGCCGTTCCAGATCGAACAGAACCGGCAGGAGCACCAGGCCATCCTGGACGCCTGCGTCGCGCGCGACCCGGACGCCGCCGAGCAGGCCCTGCGCAACCACCTGGCTGGCGCGGTGCAGCGGATCACCGAGACGATGACCTCGAAGCAGAAGGGGACGTCGACATGAAGGTGAGCTTCGACGCGACCGGCGAGGTCGTGGTCGTCACAGGTGGAGCGCACGGCATCGGTGCCGCGCTGGCGTCGGCCGTCGTGGCCCACGGCGGTACGGCGGTGGTGCTGGACATCAGCGCGCCGGCCGACCAGCGGGTCGAGTACGTCGAGGTCGACGTGTCCGACCGGGCCGCGGTGTTCAAGGCGGTCGGGACGGTGATCGAGCGGCACGGCCGGATCGACGGGCTGGTCGCAGGTGCCGCCGTGCAGCCGCGGTCCGCCGTACTGGACACCGACCCGGCTGAGTGGACCCGGACGCTGCAGGTGAACCTGGACGGCGTGGTGTGGGTCTGCCAGGCCGTCGTACCGCACATGGTGGAGCGGTCGGCCGGCTCGGTCGTGGTGTTCACCTCCGGCCTGGCCGCGACCGGCTTCCCGCATGCGGCGGCGTACTCGGCGAGCAAGGCGGCCCTGACCGCCTTCGCCAGGACGCTGGCGGCCGAGGTGGCCGAGCACCGGGTCCGGGTGAACATCGTCGCGCCCGGAGTGGTCGACACCGACCAGTTCCGGGCCGCCAACGCCGGAGCCGACTTCGACCACTGGCAGGAGACCACCGGCATCGGTGAGCCCGCCGACGTGGTCGGCCCGCTGCTGTTCCTGCTGTCCGACGCGGCCGCGATGACCGGGTCCCAGTTGACCCGGGAGCGCGCTTTCGCCCGGTTGACCGACCTCACGGAGTGACGAGTGACCTCGACTGACCAGCAACTGCCCGTCGCCGTGGTCGGCGCCGGACCGATCGGCCTGACCACAGCACTCGGCCTGGCGCACTACGGCGTGCCGTACGTGCTGCTGGAGGAGGATGCGACGCTGTCGTCCGACACCAAGGCCGGTACGACGCTGAGCCGGACCCTGGAGATCTGGAACCGGTACGGCGCGGTGGAGGGCATTCTCGCCTCGGCGGTCCGGATCGACGAGATCGGTGACATCGACCGGGCCACCAACACGCCGCGGGCCTCGGTCCAGCTGGCCGAACTGGTCAACGACACCCAGTTCCCGTTCGTGATCAACCTGCCGCAGCAGATCATGGAGCCGATCCTGGCTGACGCGCTGCCGCAGCCAGTGCTCACGCAGCACCGGCTGACGTCGTTCGAGGTCCGGGACGACCGGGTGGTGCTGCAGCTGGACACGCCGGACGGTCCGCGGGAGCTGGAGGCGTCGTACCTGCTGGCCTGTGACGGCGGCCGGAGCAGGATCCGCGACGCGCTCGGGGTGAAGGTGGTGGGGGAGACCCTGCCCGAGCGGTACATGCTGATCGACGTGGCGGTGGACCTGGACGTCGACAACGCCCGCGACTATCCGTACCTGGCGTACTTCGCGGACAAGACCGAGTGGATGGTGCTGATCCGCCAGCCCGACAACTGGCGGTTCCTGTTCCCGCTGGCGCCCGGTGCGGACACGCCCGGCACCGAGGACCTGCTGGTGAAGGTGAAGCAGTTCATCGGTGAGGTGGACCAGATCGAGCTGCTCGGCACGGTCATCTACAACGTGCACCACCGGGTCGCCGAGCAGTGGACCAAGGACCGCAAGGTGTTCCTGATGGGCGACGCCGCCCACCTGATCACTCCGATGTGGGCACTGGGGCTGAACACCGGCGCCCTGGACGCGTCCAACCTGCCGTGGCGGCTGGCCTGGGTCCTGCGCGGCTGGGCCGAGCCGTCGTTGCTGGACGGGTACGAGCGGGAGCAGCGGCCGGTGGCGATCGAGGGCTCAGGGGAGATGGCCGAGGCCGCCCGCAAGTACATGGCACAGCAGCGTGGTGCGGTCACCGAGGACACGGGCGCGTGGGCGACGGCGTACAACCGCACGCTGCTCAGCGTCCGGCTCGACGTGGAGGGTGTGGGCGACTGGTCGATGGTGGCGACCAGTGCGGCACCGCCGGCCGTGCGGGCAGGGGACCGGGCACCGGACCTGGCGCTGCAGAGCCCGACCGGCCGGGCCACCATCCACGACCTGTGCCGGGACTCGTTCGTCGCGCTGTACTTCACCGACGTACGCCGTCGTCCGGAGATCCCGGTCAACGACTCGCCCGCGCTGCGGCACTACGCCGTCTCGCGGTGGGACGCGCCGCACGACTCCGGCCTGCGGGACCGCTCGCTGTTCGACCCGGGCAGCATCGCGACCAACCGGTACGGCGTACCGGCGGGCAGCGTCGTACTGATCCGGCCGGACGGCCACATCGCCGCGGTGGCCCCGATGGCACCCGGTGTGGCCGAGGAGCTCTACACGCGGGTGACCGGTCGGCCCGTCCCTCGGGAGGCGTCATGACGTTCGACGAACCGCTGCGGGAGATCCTGCTGCAGACCGACGACCTGGACTGGGTGGACAAGTCCCTGGACGGGCTGTCGCACAAGATGCTGTGGCGCGACCCGGAGACCGAGGCGTCGATCGCGCTGGTGCGGTTCGAGCAGGGGTCGGGGATCCCGTCGGAGCACAAGCACGCGTCGAACCAGTTCATGTTCTGCCTGTCCGGCCGGTACGTGTACCTGCCGACCGGGACGACGCTGACCAAAGGCAGCTTCTACTGGAACCCGAAGGGCGTCGTGCACGGCCCGACGCGTGCAGAGGAGACCTCCGTCCTGCTGGAGGTGTACGACGGCCCGCACTACCCGGAGCGGCCGTCCTTCTACGACAACGACGAGGACGCACGCTGACATGGCCGG
The Kribbella italica DNA segment above includes these coding regions:
- a CDS encoding RidA family protein; protein product: MPKTQLTSAELHTPNGVFSQATTIEATGRLVFVSGMTARRPDGSIAGVGDVGEQTRQVCENVQAAVREAGGTLDDVCRVDVYVRNMEDFATIHEVRARYFREPLPASTMVEVSKLAHPDYLIEISAIAVVA
- a CDS encoding fumarylacetoacetate hydrolase family protein; translation: MRFVTVTYAGAERPGVLDGTEVVLLPYDDVVAVIEAGTDAVLTGERIPFREQDLRAPLRRFRRDILCTGWNYWDHFEESRGKRDGQDVDRPEHPTFFTKGPDVVVGPYDPIAYDPALSAKWDYEAELALVIGKTGRSIKVDDALDHVFGYTLANDVSQRDLQRAHGGQWLKGKSIDATMPLGPWIVTPDELGDPQDVQLTCLLNGEVMQDASTKQMAYDIATLISELSFGMTLRPGDLLLTGTPSGIGNAREPQVFLKEGDEVVTRADKIGELRNTLAYQELS
- a CDS encoding FCD domain-containing protein, which translates into the protein MTSRLELLPGGGRGGRRTLAETAAAELHQLILSGELPSGTPLRLVELANRLEMSQMPVREGLRRLEALGLVDIIPHRGAWVRELSLEDLHDTHETRLALESLAVRAAAEHFAEADEQQAIAALEEHLRLSRADDSIGARQAHADFHFALYRAGGSQWLARAIEPVWQNSERYRFGSRQTPFQIEQNRQEHQAILDACVARDPDAAEQALRNHLAGAVQRITETMTSKQKGTST
- a CDS encoding SDR family NAD(P)-dependent oxidoreductase: MKVSFDATGEVVVVTGGAHGIGAALASAVVAHGGTAVVLDISAPADQRVEYVEVDVSDRAAVFKAVGTVIERHGRIDGLVAGAAVQPRSAVLDTDPAEWTRTLQVNLDGVVWVCQAVVPHMVERSAGSVVVFTSGLAATGFPHAAAYSASKAALTAFARTLAAEVAEHRVRVNIVAPGVVDTDQFRAANAGADFDHWQETTGIGEPADVVGPLLFLLSDAAAMTGSQLTRERAFARLTDLTE
- a CDS encoding FAD-dependent monooxygenase, with amino-acid sequence MTSTDQQLPVAVVGAGPIGLTTALGLAHYGVPYVLLEEDATLSSDTKAGTTLSRTLEIWNRYGAVEGILASAVRIDEIGDIDRATNTPRASVQLAELVNDTQFPFVINLPQQIMEPILADALPQPVLTQHRLTSFEVRDDRVVLQLDTPDGPRELEASYLLACDGGRSRIRDALGVKVVGETLPERYMLIDVAVDLDVDNARDYPYLAYFADKTEWMVLIRQPDNWRFLFPLAPGADTPGTEDLLVKVKQFIGEVDQIELLGTVIYNVHHRVAEQWTKDRKVFLMGDAAHLITPMWALGLNTGALDASNLPWRLAWVLRGWAEPSLLDGYEREQRPVAIEGSGEMAEAARKYMAQQRGAVTEDTGAWATAYNRTLLSVRLDVEGVGDWSMVATSAAPPAVRAGDRAPDLALQSPTGRATIHDLCRDSFVALYFTDVRRRPEIPVNDSPALRHYAVSRWDAPHDSGLRDRSLFDPGSIATNRYGVPAGSVVLIRPDGHIAAVAPMAPGVAEELYTRVTGRPVPREAS
- a CDS encoding cupin domain-containing protein, with amino-acid sequence MTFDEPLREILLQTDDLDWVDKSLDGLSHKMLWRDPETEASIALVRFEQGSGIPSEHKHASNQFMFCLSGRYVYLPTGTTLTKGSFYWNPKGVVHGPTRAEETSVLLEVYDGPHYPERPSFYDNDEDAR